Proteins encoded within one genomic window of Bacillus sp. F19:
- the panD gene encoding aspartate 1-decarboxylase, protein MFRTMMKGKIHRARVTEANLNYVGSITIDEDILDAVDMLPNEKVQIVNNNNGARFETYIIPGPRGSGVVCLNGAAARLVQEDDVVIIISYAMVAEEKVHDHKPKVAIMNEKNQIVELLGQEPAATIL, encoded by the coding sequence ATGTTCCGTACAATGATGAAGGGAAAAATTCATCGTGCAAGAGTCACAGAAGCAAACTTGAATTATGTCGGCAGCATCACAATTGATGAAGATATTCTGGATGCCGTTGATATGCTTCCGAATGAAAAAGTTCAAATCGTCAACAACAATAATGGCGCACGATTTGAAACATATATCATCCCTGGTCCGCGAGGGTCTGGTGTTGTTTGCCTGAACGGGGCAGCAGCAAGGCTTGTTCAAGAAGATGATGTTGTTATTATTATTTCGTATGCAATGGTAGCTGAGGAAAAAGTTCATGATCATAAACCTAAGGTTGCCATCATGAATGAAAAAAATCAGATTGTCGAGCTCCTCGGTCAGGAGCCTGCGGCAACCATCCTATAA
- the panC gene encoding pantoate--beta-alanine ligase, with amino-acid sequence MKIITTIKELQQTMKDHKKSQQTIGFVPTMGFLHEGHLKLIHEARSQNEILIISIFVNPLQFGENEDFDSYPRNLERDSQLAKEAGADYIFAPSVNEMYKNEPSVTVRVEKRTDVLCGKSRAGHFDGVATVLTKLFNLVGPDRAYFGMKDAQQVAVVSGLISDFHFPVELVPIQTVREEDGLAKSSRNVFLTEEERKQAPNLYKALQTGKDMMLKGEKSTSAVIESVSSYLSAHTAGVIDYVEIYSYPELEALAELKGKIILAIAVRFTKARLIDNITIELNDNE; translated from the coding sequence ATGAAAATCATTACCACGATAAAAGAACTGCAGCAGACAATGAAAGACCATAAGAAATCACAGCAGACGATTGGCTTTGTCCCAACCATGGGCTTTCTTCATGAAGGACATTTGAAATTAATACACGAAGCAAGAAGCCAGAATGAGATCCTGATTATCAGCATTTTCGTAAATCCTCTTCAATTTGGAGAGAATGAGGATTTTGATTCCTATCCGAGAAATTTGGAGAGGGATTCACAGCTTGCAAAAGAGGCGGGGGCAGATTATATCTTTGCCCCATCAGTTAACGAAATGTACAAAAATGAGCCTTCCGTTACAGTAAGAGTGGAAAAGCGGACTGACGTTTTATGCGGAAAATCAAGAGCTGGCCACTTTGACGGAGTAGCAACTGTGCTAACTAAGCTATTTAACCTGGTCGGTCCTGACCGCGCATATTTCGGAATGAAGGATGCCCAGCAGGTAGCTGTTGTCAGCGGGCTCATTTCAGACTTTCATTTCCCTGTTGAGCTCGTTCCGATTCAGACAGTAAGGGAAGAAGATGGCCTTGCGAAAAGCTCCCGCAACGTTTTTTTAACTGAAGAAGAAAGAAAACAGGCCCCGAATCTTTATAAAGCCCTGCAGACAGGAAAAGATATGATGCTTAAAGGGGAAAAATCAACGTCAGCGGTCATTGAATCGGTGTCATCCTATTTGTCCGCTCATACAGCTGGCGTGATTGATTATGTCGAGATCTATTCTTATCCTGAACTTGAGGCTTTGGCGGAATTGAAGGGGAAGATTATCCTTGCAATTGCTGTCAGATTTACAAAAGCAAGGCTAATTGATAATATTACAATCGAATTAAATGATAACGAATGA
- the panB gene encoding 3-methyl-2-oxobutanoate hydroxymethyltransferase yields the protein MKTRLDFMKMKQQHEPIVMLTAYDFPSAKLAEESGVDMILVGDSLGMVVLGYDSTVPVTVSDMIHHTKAVKRGAPSTFIVTDMPFMSYHFSKEQSLKNAAEIMQQSGAHAVKVEGADDVLPIIEALTTAGVPVVAHLGLTPQSVGVLGGYKVQAKDAESAKKLIHDSKQCEEAGAIALVLECVPRQLASEISNRLNIPVIGIGAGAETDGQVLVYHDVLGYGVNRVPKFVKQYTNIGGQIKTSLNEYVQEVKSRQFPEQKHTFTMKDDELQSLYGGTQAK from the coding sequence ATGAAAACAAGATTAGATTTTATGAAAATGAAGCAGCAGCATGAACCGATTGTGATGCTAACAGCATACGATTTTCCTTCAGCTAAGCTTGCAGAAGAGTCTGGAGTGGATATGATTTTAGTCGGTGATTCCCTTGGCATGGTTGTACTCGGTTATGATTCTACAGTGCCGGTTACAGTAAGCGATATGATTCATCACACAAAGGCTGTCAAAAGAGGCGCGCCATCTACTTTCATTGTGACAGATATGCCTTTTATGTCTTATCACTTTTCAAAAGAGCAATCTTTAAAAAATGCAGCTGAAATTATGCAGCAAAGCGGGGCACATGCTGTAAAGGTTGAAGGCGCTGATGATGTGCTGCCAATCATTGAAGCGCTTACAACAGCAGGGGTGCCTGTCGTTGCCCATTTAGGGCTTACTCCGCAGTCAGTTGGTGTACTTGGCGGTTATAAGGTACAGGCGAAAGATGCAGAAAGTGCAAAAAAATTAATTCATGACTCAAAACAGTGCGAAGAAGCAGGCGCAATTGCTTTAGTGCTTGAATGTGTACCAAGGCAGCTCGCTTCAGAAATTTCAAATAGATTAAATATACCTGTCATCGGAATCGGTGCAGGAGCAGAAACAGATGGACAAGTGCTTGTTTATCATGATGTACTGGGATACGGTGTGAACCGTGTGCCGAAATTTGTTAAGCAATACACAAACATCGGAGGTCAAATAAAAACTTCTTTGAATGAATACGTTCAAGAGGTAAAAAGCAGACAATTTCCTGAACAAAAACATACCTTCACGATGAAGGATGATGAACTTCAGTCCTTATATGGAGGTACGCAAGCTAAATGA
- a CDS encoding biotin--[acetyl-CoA-carboxylase] ligase codes for MQSDLRTRLLQAFSEAEGEFLSGQKLSETLGCSRTAVWKHIEDLRSEGYELEAVRKRGYRITHKPDKISGNEIQLGLKTEFMGRHIHFEEVISSTQKIAHTLAGNGAEEGTIVVADQQTSGRGRLARAWYSPKQTGIWMSMILRPKIPINKTPQLTLLTAVALIQAIEEVTGLTPEIKWPNDILINGKKIVGILTELQAEADRVHSVIIGVGMNVNHTMDQFPEELQAIATSIAAETGEPADRAQVIQAIMKNFEKLYTSYLIHGFKPVKLLWESYAISLNKNLIARTLQGTIRGRAIGIDDEGVLLLETNEGNIEKIYSADIEIQS; via the coding sequence GTGCAATCTGATCTAAGAACACGATTGTTGCAGGCTTTTTCAGAAGCTGAAGGAGAATTTCTATCCGGTCAAAAACTAAGTGAAACACTTGGCTGCTCAAGAACGGCAGTCTGGAAGCATATTGAAGATTTAAGAAGCGAAGGGTATGAGCTTGAGGCTGTGAGAAAGCGCGGCTACAGGATCACTCATAAGCCTGACAAAATCAGCGGCAATGAAATACAGCTTGGACTGAAGACAGAATTTATGGGCCGTCATATTCATTTTGAAGAGGTTATTTCCTCGACGCAAAAAATTGCCCACACATTAGCGGGAAATGGAGCGGAGGAAGGGACAATTGTCGTAGCGGATCAGCAGACAAGCGGGAGAGGCAGACTGGCAAGAGCGTGGTACTCTCCGAAGCAGACAGGTATTTGGATGAGCATGATTTTAAGACCAAAGATTCCGATTAACAAAACCCCGCAATTAACGCTGCTGACTGCTGTCGCACTTATCCAGGCGATTGAAGAAGTGACAGGCCTAACACCAGAAATCAAGTGGCCGAATGATATTCTCATAAACGGCAAAAAAATTGTCGGCATCCTGACGGAACTTCAGGCAGAAGCAGACAGAGTCCATTCCGTAATCATCGGTGTCGGGATGAATGTCAATCACACTATGGATCAATTTCCCGAGGAGCTGCAGGCAATCGCAACCTCAATTGCTGCAGAAACAGGTGAGCCAGCTGACAGAGCACAGGTTATTCAGGCCATAATGAAGAATTTTGAAAAGCTCTATACCAGCTATTTAATTCATGGATTTAAACCTGTAAAGCTGTTATGGGAAAGCTATGCCATCAGCCTCAATAAAAATCTGATTGCAAGAACTCTTCAGGGTACAATTCGCGGGCGTGCCATCGGAATAGATGATGAAGGTGTGCTGCTTCTAGAAACAAACGAAGGCAACATTGAAAAAATATATTCTGCTGATATCGAAATTCAGTCTTAG
- a CDS encoding CCA tRNA nucleotidyltransferase codes for MNKEFQEALPVIKRLKEHGFEAYFVGGSVRDLLLKKEIKDVDIASSATPDQVKALFEKTIDIGSEHGTMIAIVNGIHYEITTFRTESAYEDNRRPRGVTFVSSLKEDLKRRDFTVNAMAMDDAGSIIDFFQGKKHAKAKLITTVGSPHERFSEDALRMMRAVRFVSQLGFSLSRETLEAICEKVPLLENISVERKTAEFEKIMAGEGSSQAMKLVADTGIIDYLPGLKGKKQMLLNASILPINGLSSNEERWTALLDVLEISSIEAFLRKWKLSNRQIGLIAKNIVYLQKRKEGDLTRRSVYDAGLPCTLEVEAVYCLIKGETMTQGRMAELQAFYKSLPIHSKNELAIGGADLMQISSQKPGPWMGELLKKIELAVVNDDVENSKEAIKEMLRSCNLI; via the coding sequence ATGAATAAAGAATTTCAAGAGGCTCTTCCAGTTATAAAAAGGTTAAAAGAACATGGTTTTGAAGCCTATTTTGTCGGCGGTTCTGTAAGAGATCTGCTGCTTAAAAAAGAAATAAAAGATGTAGATATCGCATCTTCTGCAACCCCGGATCAGGTGAAAGCTTTATTTGAGAAAACAATTGATATTGGTTCAGAGCATGGAACAATGATTGCAATTGTGAATGGCATCCATTATGAAATTACGACTTTCAGAACGGAGTCTGCTTATGAAGACAACCGCAGACCAAGGGGGGTCACATTTGTTTCTTCCCTGAAAGAAGATTTGAAAAGACGGGATTTTACCGTTAATGCAATGGCGATGGATGATGCAGGATCCATTATTGATTTTTTTCAAGGCAAAAAACATGCCAAAGCTAAGCTGATTACAACAGTAGGCAGTCCGCATGAGCGTTTTTCCGAAGATGCGTTAAGAATGATGAGAGCGGTCAGATTTGTCAGCCAGCTCGGATTTTCTTTAAGCAGAGAAACACTTGAGGCAATTTGCGAAAAAGTGCCATTGCTTGAAAATATATCTGTCGAGCGAAAAACGGCAGAGTTTGAAAAAATCATGGCCGGTGAAGGAAGCAGTCAGGCGATGAAGCTTGTGGCGGATACTGGTATCATCGATTACCTTCCAGGTTTAAAAGGGAAAAAACAAATGCTGCTGAATGCTAGTATCCTGCCGATCAACGGCTTGTCTTCAAATGAAGAACGATGGACAGCATTGCTGGATGTTTTAGAAATAAGCAGCATTGAAGCATTTTTAAGGAAATGGAAGCTTTCAAACCGCCAAATCGGGTTGATTGCGAAAAACATCGTTTATTTGCAGAAACGCAAGGAGGGTGATTTGACAAGGCGGTCCGTTTACGATGCAGGCTTGCCATGCACTCTTGAAGTGGAAGCCGTTTATTGTTTAATAAAAGGAGAAACGATGACCCAAGGGCGAATGGCAGAGCTTCAAGCATTCTATAAAAGTCTGCCGATTCACTCTAAAAATGAACTCGCGATTGGCGGAGCTGACCTGATGCAGATCAGCAGTCAAAAGCCTGGCCCGTGGATGGGTGAATTACTTAAAAAGATTGAGCTTGCCGTTGTGAACGATGACGTCGAAAACAGCAAGGAAGCTATTAAGGAGATGTTAAGATCGTGCAATCTGATCTAA
- the bshA gene encoding N-acetyl-alpha-D-glucosaminyl L-malate synthase BshA — MKKLKIGITCYPTVGGSGVVATELGKKLAENGHEIHFVTTSRPFRLNKMYHNIFFHEVEVNQYSVFKHPPYDLALASKMAEVAKREELDLFHVHYAVPHAICAHLAKQMTGDHLKIVTTLHGTDITVLGHDLSLSNMIKFGIEASDSVTAVSRALADQTYDLLNPDKKIQTVYNFIDERIYQKKNAAHLKSEYGISEDEKVIIHVSNFRQVKRVQDVVRVFARVLENVKSKLLLVGDGPEMTSVCKLVRELGIQENVLFLGKQNHLEELYSISDVKLLLSEKESFGLVLLEAMACGVPCVATNIGGIPEVIRDGMSGFLCDVGDIKTITEKTTSILTDKQLYSRMAAESMRVAKEEFHSSIIVKQYEDLYYSLLSSGEQDE, encoded by the coding sequence ATGAAGAAATTAAAAATAGGCATAACCTGCTACCCTACAGTGGGTGGTTCAGGCGTGGTAGCAACGGAGCTTGGAAAAAAGCTAGCTGAAAATGGACATGAGATACATTTTGTCACAACAAGCAGACCGTTCCGATTAAACAAAATGTATCATAATATTTTTTTCCATGAAGTAGAGGTTAATCAGTACTCTGTCTTTAAACATCCCCCGTACGATCTTGCCCTTGCAAGTAAAATGGCCGAAGTTGCAAAGCGGGAAGAACTGGACCTGTTTCATGTCCACTATGCTGTTCCACATGCCATTTGCGCGCACTTGGCCAAACAAATGACAGGCGATCACCTAAAGATTGTCACTACTCTGCACGGAACGGATATTACGGTTTTAGGACATGATTTATCGCTTTCAAATATGATCAAGTTTGGCATTGAAGCATCTGATTCGGTTACAGCTGTATCTAGAGCACTTGCTGACCAAACCTATGATCTGCTGAATCCTGATAAAAAAATTCAGACCGTTTATAATTTTATTGATGAACGCATTTATCAAAAAAAGAACGCTGCCCATTTAAAAAGCGAGTATGGAATTTCAGAAGACGAAAAGGTCATCATCCATGTCTCTAATTTCCGGCAGGTGAAACGTGTCCAGGATGTTGTCCGTGTGTTTGCTCGTGTTTTAGAAAATGTAAAATCAAAGCTTCTGCTTGTAGGCGACGGTCCTGAAATGACATCTGTGTGCAAGCTGGTCAGGGAACTTGGGATCCAAGAAAACGTCCTTTTTCTTGGAAAGCAAAATCACTTGGAAGAGTTATATTCCATTAGTGATGTAAAGCTCCTTCTATCTGAAAAAGAGAGCTTTGGACTTGTCCTCTTAGAGGCAATGGCCTGCGGAGTTCCTTGTGTTGCGACAAACATTGGAGGCATTCCTGAAGTGATTAGAGACGGAATGTCCGGTTTCTTATGTGACGTAGGAGATATTAAAACGATCACTGAGAAAACAACTTCTATTCTGACGGACAAACAGCTGTACAGCCGAATGGCTGCAGAATCGATGAGAGTTGCAAAGGAAGAGTTTCATTCAAGCATTATTGTCAAACAGTATGAGGATCTGTACTATAGCCTCCTATCTTCAGGTGAGCAGGATGAATAA
- the bshB1 gene encoding bacillithiol biosynthesis deacetylase BshB1, translating to MTKKSMTTMEKNKLDILAFGAHPDDAEIGMGGTLAKYAEQGYKIGICDLTEAELSSNGTVKLRQEEAERASSILGIHKRIFLNMPDRGLFLKEQYIEKIVSVIREYKPRLVFVPWFEDRHPDHGNCAKLVEEASFSAGVKKVREPGGLLPHRVNRLYYYMINGYHKPDFVVDITETMEKKLSSLRAYESQFIKSDTSLNTPLINGYIESVESRERLFGKEAGVKYAEGFLTKSPILLDKDLIGDSL from the coding sequence ATGACAAAGAAATCGATGACGACTATGGAAAAGAATAAACTTGATATCCTTGCCTTTGGAGCTCATCCTGATGATGCCGAAATCGGGATGGGAGGAACTCTTGCAAAATACGCAGAGCAAGGTTATAAAATTGGGATATGCGATTTAACAGAAGCAGAGCTTTCATCCAATGGAACAGTAAAGCTCAGGCAGGAAGAAGCAGAACGGGCATCAAGTATTCTCGGCATACATAAACGGATTTTTCTCAACATGCCTGACAGAGGCCTATTCCTGAAAGAACAATATATTGAAAAGATCGTATCGGTTATTCGGGAATATAAGCCGCGGCTTGTGTTTGTTCCGTGGTTCGAAGACCGTCATCCAGATCATGGAAATTGTGCGAAATTGGTGGAAGAAGCGAGCTTTTCAGCAGGTGTAAAAAAGGTGAGGGAACCCGGTGGTCTTTTGCCTCATCGAGTAAACCGCCTCTACTATTACATGATTAATGGGTACCACAAGCCTGATTTTGTGGTGGATATCACTGAAACAATGGAGAAAAAACTCTCTAGTTTAAGAGCATATGAAAGTCAGTTCATTAAAAGTGATACTTCATTAAACACGCCATTAATTAATGGTTATATAGAAAGTGTTGAGAGCCGTGAGCGCTTATTCGGCAAAGAGGCTGGCGTTAAGTACGCAGAGGGATTTTTAACAAAATCCCCGATTTTGCTCGACAAAGATTTAATAGGGGACAGTTTATGA
- the mgsA gene encoding methylglyoxal synthase, with protein sequence MNIALIAHDKKKNDLIQFTLAYKGILEKHKLYATGTTGFKVSEATGLSIHRFQSGPLGGDQEIGACIANNAMDMVIFFRDPLTAQPHEPDVTALIRLCDVYAVPLATNMGTAEILIHGLERGDLKWRSIVNDKEIDDDYGKE encoded by the coding sequence ATGAATATTGCACTCATAGCTCACGATAAGAAAAAAAATGATTTAATTCAATTTACGCTTGCTTATAAAGGAATCCTTGAGAAGCACAAGCTATATGCAACAGGAACTACCGGTTTTAAAGTATCCGAAGCTACCGGACTCAGTATCCACCGTTTTCAATCAGGCCCTCTCGGCGGCGATCAGGAAATTGGAGCCTGCATCGCAAACAATGCAATGGATATGGTCATCTTTTTCCGAGATCCGCTGACAGCACAGCCACATGAGCCTGATGTTACAGCTCTTATCCGTTTATGTGATGTATATGCCGTTCCGCTAGCGACAAACATGGGAACTGCTGAAATCCTTATTCATGGACTCGAACGCGGTGATTTGAAATGGAGATCAATTGTAAATGACAAAGAAATCGATGACGACTATGGAAAAGAATAA